A single region of the Nicotiana sylvestris chromosome 6, ASM39365v2, whole genome shotgun sequence genome encodes:
- the LOC104242263 gene encoding protein MICRORCHIDIA 6-like isoform X4, whose protein sequence is MLFQWSPFSTEEALLKQLDDIGDHGSRIIIYNLWLNNEGKMELDFQSDPEDIRISCDAESGKSCSSTSVSDLHLANTLQYSLRAYLSILYLKIPENFCIWLRGRIVEYHNIARDLKYPEFIVYKPQNGGCKEGSVITSIGFLKEAPLVNIHGFNVYHRKRLILPFWNVAGSSTARSRGVVGVLEANFIQPTHNKQDFEKTPLFQKLENRLKEMTWEYWDYHCGLIGYHATKRLHKPSQVSSESRQKHDALNMRRWMRNLMLR, encoded by the exons ATGCTCTTTCAA TGGTCTCCATTTTCAACGGAGGAAGCCCTTCTTAAGCAA TTGGATGACATTGGTGATCATGGGAGTAGGATCATAATCTACAATTTGTGGCTAAATAATGAAGGCAAAATGGAGCTTGACTTTCAGTCAGATCCTGAG GATATTCGTATCTCTTGTGATGCAGAAAGTGGTAAAAGTTGCTCCAGCACGTCAGTAAGTGACCTGCATCTTGCCAACACTCTTCAGTATTCACTCCGA GCATATCTATCTATCCTGTATTTGAAAATCCCTGAAAACTTTTGCATATGGTTGCGTGGACGGATAGTAGAGTATCATAACATTGCTAGAGATCTCAAGTATCCAGAATTTATCGTGTACAAACCTCAAAATGGTGGATGCAAAGAG GGTTCCGTCATTACTTCCATTGGCTTCCTAAAGGAAGCTCCATTGGTGAATATTCATGGTTTCAATGTCTACCACAGGAAGCGTTTGATACTG CCATTTTGGAATGTGGCAGGCTCTTCTACTGCTAGAAGCAGAGGGGTTGTAG GTGTTCTAGAAGCAAACTTTATTCAGCCAACTCATAATAAACAGGACTTCGAGAAAACACCCCTCTTTCAAAAGCTCGAGAACCGATTAAAGGAGATGACATGGGAGTACTG GGATTATCACTGTGGACTAATTGGTTATCATGCAACTAAAAGGCTTCATAAACCTTCTCAGGTTTCATCAGAATCTAGACAGAAACATG ATGCTCTGAATATGAGAAGATGGATGAGGAACTTAATGCTAAG GTAA
- the LOC104242263 gene encoding protein MICRORCHIDIA 6-like isoform X2 produces MLFQWSPFSTEEALLKQLDDIGDHGSRIIIYNLWLNNEGKMELDFQSDPEDIRISCDAESGKSCSSTSVSDLHLANTLQYSLRAYLSILYLKIPENFCIWLRGRIVEYHNIARDLKYPEFIVYKPQNGGCKEGSVITSIGFLKEAPLVNIHGFNVYHRKRLILPFWNVAGSSTARSRGVVGVLEANFIQPTHNKQDFEKTPLFQKLENRLKEMTWEYWDYHCGLIGYHATKRLHKPSQVSSESRQKHATTKRKDHDHSIEPEILKRKAGLRVNLTGPESIQNPML; encoded by the exons ATGCTCTTTCAA TGGTCTCCATTTTCAACGGAGGAAGCCCTTCTTAAGCAA TTGGATGACATTGGTGATCATGGGAGTAGGATCATAATCTACAATTTGTGGCTAAATAATGAAGGCAAAATGGAGCTTGACTTTCAGTCAGATCCTGAG GATATTCGTATCTCTTGTGATGCAGAAAGTGGTAAAAGTTGCTCCAGCACGTCAGTAAGTGACCTGCATCTTGCCAACACTCTTCAGTATTCACTCCGA GCATATCTATCTATCCTGTATTTGAAAATCCCTGAAAACTTTTGCATATGGTTGCGTGGACGGATAGTAGAGTATCATAACATTGCTAGAGATCTCAAGTATCCAGAATTTATCGTGTACAAACCTCAAAATGGTGGATGCAAAGAG GGTTCCGTCATTACTTCCATTGGCTTCCTAAAGGAAGCTCCATTGGTGAATATTCATGGTTTCAATGTCTACCACAGGAAGCGTTTGATACTG CCATTTTGGAATGTGGCAGGCTCTTCTACTGCTAGAAGCAGAGGGGTTGTAG GTGTTCTAGAAGCAAACTTTATTCAGCCAACTCATAATAAACAGGACTTCGAGAAAACACCCCTCTTTCAAAAGCTCGAGAACCGATTAAAGGAGATGACATGGGAGTACTG GGATTATCACTGTGGACTAATTGGTTATCATGCAACTAAAAGGCTTCATAAACCTTCTCAGGTTTCATCAGAATCTAGACAGAAACATG CAACCACGAAAAGGAAAGACCATGATCATTCAATAGAACCTGAAATTCTGAAACGAAAGGCGGGATTAAGGGTCAATCTAACTGGTCCCGAGTCCATTCAAAATCCG ATGCTCTGA
- the LOC104242263 gene encoding protein MICRORCHIDIA 6-like isoform X3, giving the protein MELDFQSDPEDIRISCDAESGKSCSSTSVSDLHLANTLQYSLRAYLSILYLKIPENFCIWLRGRIVEYHNIARDLKYPEFIVYKPQNGGCKEGSVITSIGFLKEAPLVNIHGFNVYHRKRLILPFWNVAGSSTARSRGVVGVLEANFIQPTHNKQDFEKTPLFQKLENRLKEMTWEYWDYHCGLIGYHATKRLHKPSQVSSESRQKHATTKRKDHDHSIEPEILKRKAGLRVNLTGPESIQNPPATTTTSHLEDQELVLLLKENKRLYAR; this is encoded by the exons ATGGAGCTTGACTTTCAGTCAGATCCTGAG GATATTCGTATCTCTTGTGATGCAGAAAGTGGTAAAAGTTGCTCCAGCACGTCAGTAAGTGACCTGCATCTTGCCAACACTCTTCAGTATTCACTCCGA GCATATCTATCTATCCTGTATTTGAAAATCCCTGAAAACTTTTGCATATGGTTGCGTGGACGGATAGTAGAGTATCATAACATTGCTAGAGATCTCAAGTATCCAGAATTTATCGTGTACAAACCTCAAAATGGTGGATGCAAAGAG GGTTCCGTCATTACTTCCATTGGCTTCCTAAAGGAAGCTCCATTGGTGAATATTCATGGTTTCAATGTCTACCACAGGAAGCGTTTGATACTG CCATTTTGGAATGTGGCAGGCTCTTCTACTGCTAGAAGCAGAGGGGTTGTAG GTGTTCTAGAAGCAAACTTTATTCAGCCAACTCATAATAAACAGGACTTCGAGAAAACACCCCTCTTTCAAAAGCTCGAGAACCGATTAAAGGAGATGACATGGGAGTACTG GGATTATCACTGTGGACTAATTGGTTATCATGCAACTAAAAGGCTTCATAAACCTTCTCAGGTTTCATCAGAATCTAGACAGAAACATG CAACCACGAAAAGGAAAGACCATGATCATTCAATAGAACCTGAAATTCTGAAACGAAAGGCGGGATTAAGGGTCAATCTAACTGGTCCCGAGTCCATTCAAAATCCG CCTGCCACCACTACCACAAGTCACTTGGAAGATCAAGAGTTGGTCCTCCTCCTTAAAGAGAACAAAAGGCTCTACGCACGATAA
- the LOC104242263 gene encoding protein MICRORCHIDIA 6-like isoform X1 → MLFQWSPFSTEEALLKQLDDIGDHGSRIIIYNLWLNNEGKMELDFQSDPEDIRISCDAESGKSCSSTSVSDLHLANTLQYSLRAYLSILYLKIPENFCIWLRGRIVEYHNIARDLKYPEFIVYKPQNGGCKEGSVITSIGFLKEAPLVNIHGFNVYHRKRLILPFWNVAGSSTARSRGVVGVLEANFIQPTHNKQDFEKTPLFQKLENRLKEMTWEYWDYHCGLIGYHATKRLHKPSQVSSESRQKHATTKRKDHDHSIEPEILKRKAGLRVNLTGPESIQNPPATTTTSHLEDQELVLLLKENKRLYAR, encoded by the exons ATGCTCTTTCAA TGGTCTCCATTTTCAACGGAGGAAGCCCTTCTTAAGCAA TTGGATGACATTGGTGATCATGGGAGTAGGATCATAATCTACAATTTGTGGCTAAATAATGAAGGCAAAATGGAGCTTGACTTTCAGTCAGATCCTGAG GATATTCGTATCTCTTGTGATGCAGAAAGTGGTAAAAGTTGCTCCAGCACGTCAGTAAGTGACCTGCATCTTGCCAACACTCTTCAGTATTCACTCCGA GCATATCTATCTATCCTGTATTTGAAAATCCCTGAAAACTTTTGCATATGGTTGCGTGGACGGATAGTAGAGTATCATAACATTGCTAGAGATCTCAAGTATCCAGAATTTATCGTGTACAAACCTCAAAATGGTGGATGCAAAGAG GGTTCCGTCATTACTTCCATTGGCTTCCTAAAGGAAGCTCCATTGGTGAATATTCATGGTTTCAATGTCTACCACAGGAAGCGTTTGATACTG CCATTTTGGAATGTGGCAGGCTCTTCTACTGCTAGAAGCAGAGGGGTTGTAG GTGTTCTAGAAGCAAACTTTATTCAGCCAACTCATAATAAACAGGACTTCGAGAAAACACCCCTCTTTCAAAAGCTCGAGAACCGATTAAAGGAGATGACATGGGAGTACTG GGATTATCACTGTGGACTAATTGGTTATCATGCAACTAAAAGGCTTCATAAACCTTCTCAGGTTTCATCAGAATCTAGACAGAAACATG CAACCACGAAAAGGAAAGACCATGATCATTCAATAGAACCTGAAATTCTGAAACGAAAGGCGGGATTAAGGGTCAATCTAACTGGTCCCGAGTCCATTCAAAATCCG CCTGCCACCACTACCACAAGTCACTTGGAAGATCAAGAGTTGGTCCTCCTCCTTAAAGAGAACAAAAGGCTCTACGCACGATAA